A portion of the Oceanivirga salmonicida genome contains these proteins:
- the nagA gene encoding N-acetylglucosamine-6-phosphate deacetylase — protein MLIRSKRVWTANQFLACIIEVESKQIKRIMPYDENIKVDYDFGNNRVLPGFIDVHTHGAVGFDTNDANEQGLRTWTKYLPSEGVTAFCPTTVTQTEEVLTKASENVIKVRKEGYEGATILGINFEGPFLNVKHKGAQPEHCIVKPDIEKFNRFQKASDGLLLIITLAVEKDTDYEMTRELSKNGVIISVGHSAATYEETVMAFANGARLMTHTFNGMTGLHQRMAGQVGASMRVRDTFAEIICDGIHVKPEVLNVYFNSKGASHAVMVSDSISAKACGEGEYYLGGERVFISPDGSVHRASGTLAGSTLRIIDALKISVVDALIPFDAAINACTLNPARLLRIDDRKGMIRANYDADIVIIDDSYNVLKTMVMGKFEYSK, from the coding sequence ATGTTAATTAGAAGTAAAAGAGTGTGGACAGCTAATCAATTTTTGGCTTGTATAATAGAAGTAGAAAGTAAACAAATAAAAAGAATAATGCCTTATGATGAAAATATAAAAGTTGATTATGATTTTGGGAATAATAGAGTATTACCAGGATTTATAGATGTTCATACACATGGAGCAGTTGGATTTGATACTAATGACGCAAATGAGCAGGGTCTTCGTACTTGGACTAAGTATTTACCATCAGAAGGTGTTACAGCTTTTTGTCCAACAACAGTTACACAAACAGAAGAAGTTTTAACAAAAGCATCAGAAAATGTAATTAAAGTTAGAAAAGAAGGTTATGAGGGTGCAACTATATTAGGAATTAATTTTGAAGGGCCTTTCTTAAATGTTAAACATAAAGGTGCTCAACCTGAACATTGCATAGTAAAACCAGATATTGAAAAATTCAATAGATTTCAAAAAGCTTCTGATGGCTTATTATTAATAATTACATTAGCAGTAGAAAAAGATACTGACTATGAAATGACTAGAGAATTATCTAAAAATGGAGTTATTATTAGTGTAGGTCATAGTGCTGCTACATATGAAGAAACAGTTATGGCCTTTGCTAATGGTGCTAGACTTATGACACATACATTTAATGGGATGACAGGATTACACCAAAGAATGGCAGGGCAAGTAGGTGCTTCAATGAGAGTAAGAGATACTTTTGCTGAAATAATTTGTGATGGAATACATGTTAAACCTGAAGTTTTAAATGTATACTTTAATTCTAAAGGCGCTAGTCATGCTGTTATGGTTAGTGATTCAATATCTGCTAAGGCTTGTGGAGAAGGAGAATATTATTTAGGTGGAGAAAGAGTATTTATTTCTCCAGATGGTAGTGTTCATAGAGCAAGTGGAACATTAGCTGGATCAACTTTAAGAATAATAGATGCTTTGAAAATAAGTGTTGTTGATGCACTAATTCCATTTGATGCAGCTATTAATGCATGTACCTTAAATCCTGCAAGATTACTTAGAATAGACGATAGAAAGGGGATGATAAGGGCTAACTATGATGCTGATATAGTTATTATAGATGATAGCTATAATGTATTAAAAACTATGGTAATGGGTAAATTTGAATATAGTAAATAA